A stretch of DNA from Rheinheimera sp. MMS21-TC3:
CAACTATTTAAAACAGACATTTAAAACAGTTAATTTAAGCTCAATCTAGCTGTCTAGAAAGAGCTATCTTGTTGCATAAGTATGCAACGTTGTTGCACGTAATTATTGGCTTTATCGGTGATAACAGCTGCTCGCTCATGTGGGCAAAAATAAGCTAATACGGGTGAAGCAAAATCAGGCGCTATGGCTCGGCTGATATCATAGATAGTACCAATTAAACTGCTATTAGTTTGAAAGTAGTTCTTTACCACATAGTCGCGAGGCAAGGTCCAATATAATTGAACATCTTGCTCAGAAGCATAGCGTTCTAAAACTGTTTTTACTGTTTCGCCATCACGAAAGCGGCGGTCTGTAACTTGGCCGCGCCAATTTGTTTCCAAAGGCATGACTGTTACTACACGCTGTTGTAATTGCGAGGTTAAATCTGCACTTGTATCTGGTAGTGTTAATTTAAATTTAGATAACTTATTAGCGCTGTTACTAATAGAACTACGAATACTACTATAAAAATTACTAAAACCTTCAGCTGCTTGGTTGGTTCTGCTAGAAAAATCTACTAAATCAGGCCGTACTAATAAGACATAGCCAATACTACTTAAAATTAGCAATAAGACGGTGTTTCTTATCCAAAACCACATGTGATACCTCTTGACAGCTATTAGGCTATACACTTATTTATATAATGAAGCATCCTCAGGCTTAGGTCGAGTTTTAAACCGTCTATGTAGCCACATATATTGTTCAGGGTTTTGTAATACAACTTGCTCTACCCATTGGTTCACTCGAGTAACATCCGCTTTATTATCTCCAGAAGGGAAAGATTGTAGTGCGGGTAAAATACGTATTTCATAGCCTTTATTATTAGGCAAACGGCTAGGGATTACCGGTATAACAACACAATTGGCAGCATTAGCAAATAATAAAGTACCAGTGGTAGTGGCGGTGTGCTGTACGGCAAAGAAAGGTACAAATTCCGCGCGTTGTCGGCCATAGTCTTGATCTGGTAAGTAGAAACAGACTTCTGCTTGATTTAACGCCGCAATTAAACCTTTTACATCACGCTTGCCTATCATATATTTATTCGCTCGGCTGCGACCATGATACTGCAAGTAATCTAGCAGAGGATTGTTGTTAGGCCGATAGAAACCGATGCTGGGATGAGTTAAGCCAAAAATACG
This window harbors:
- a CDS encoding TcpQ domain-containing protein, which encodes MWFWIRNTVLLLILSSIGYVLLVRPDLVDFSSRTNQAAEGFSNFYSSIRSSISNSANKLSKFKLTLPDTSADLTSQLQQRVVTVMPLETNWRGQVTDRRFRDGETVKTVLERYASEQDVQLYWTLPRDYVVKNYFQTNSSLIGTIYDISRAIAPDFASPVLAYFCPHERAAVITDKANNYVQQRCILMQQDSSF
- the lpxL gene encoding LpxL/LpxP family Kdo(2)-lipid IV(A) lauroyl/palmitoleoyl acyltransferase, yielding MVNAPQFSWYFLRPKYWLLWLGAGLLWLISWLPYSVLMWLGAGFGKLLFKLLKSRRKVALRNIQLCFPDMPANEQQQLVQKNAVETGRALFDTVIGWWWPSWRLRKLAHIHGYEHVAAAIAEGKGILMLAPHVLHLEAAGRIFGLTHPSIGFYRPNNNPLLDYLQYHGRSRANKYMIGKRDVKGLIAALNQAEVCFYLPDQDYGRQRAEFVPFFAVQHTATTTGTLLFANAANCVVIPVIPSRLPNNKGYEIRILPALQSFPSGDNKADVTRVNQWVEQVVLQNPEQYMWLHRRFKTRPKPEDASLYK